The genomic interval TACAATCTGCCGATTGACATTCCAGCATTTTTCCAGCATTTCCGCGATGGAGATATTCCTATAGGTGTGGCCGATTTTAACACTTATGTGCAGCTGCTCGTTGCTGCTCCGGAAATAACCGGACACTGGAAAATCGCACCGCTGCCGGGCATCGAGCAAGAGAACGGCGAGGTAGCAAGATGGTCGCCGCAGGCTATATCTGCCGCGATGATCATGAAGAAAAGTGAACGGAAAGACGATGCTTGGAAGTTTCTAGAGTGGTGGACCTCGGAGGAGGTGCAATCGCAATACGCCAAAGACGTCGAGTCCTTTTATGGCATTGAGTTCAGATGGAATACGGCGAATGTCAATGCGATGAAGTCGCTCACTTGGCCGAGCGATGACCTGAAGGCGCTTCAAGAGCAGGCGCGCTGGGCGAAAAACATGCCTTATGTACCGGGTTATTATTTCTTGAACAGAGAGATGGAGTTTGCGTGGAATCGGACGGTTCTCGAAGGCATACCAGCGCAGGAATCGCTTGAGGCTGCTCAGCTGTCCTTGCAGCGGGAAATGAATCGCAGACAAAATGACTTTGGCATATCGGCTAATGAGGATTTGAAAATTCCGCAAATTAAACAACCTTACGAATGGGAGGAACCGCAGAAATGAATACGCAGCTTTCTCCCAGCATAGCTAAGCCGAAGCAGAAATCCGCTTTGCGTGTGAAATGGAATCGCTTTTGGCGGGAAATGAGACGTGATGCTTTTTGTTATCTGTTTCTTGCGCCGTTTCTCATTTGCTTCCTAATGTTTATCGTCATTCCGGTTGTTATGGCAGCGACACTTGGATTTACGTCTTATGACGGCTTTGGTTCGCTTCATTTTATCGGAGTACGAAATTACATCAGCTTGTTCACACAGGACATTATTTTTCTAACTAAAGCAATTCCGAATACGTTTTTGTTCGCGTTAATCGTAGGGCCGGGAGGTTATGTTTTAGCTTTCCTGTTCGCTTGGCTCATTCATCAGCTGCCGATTCGCATTCGTGATTACTACACGCTTGCGTTTTATGCACCGTCTATGGCTGGCGGCGTCGCGTTATCCGTCGTTTGGATTGCGACGTTCAGCGGTGACCGCGTCGGTTATTTTAACAATTTTTTGCTTAAGATGGGCTGGATCGACAGTCCGACGATTTGGCTGCAGGACCCTAAATATTTGCTCAATATTATGATCATCGTATCGCTCTGGGTTAGCTTTAGCGTTGGTTTTCTCGCTATGCTGGCTGGTCTTCAGACGGTAAATCGTGAGCTGTACGAGGCTGGCCGCATAGACGGGATTTCTAGCCGCCTGCAGGAGGTTTTCTACATTACAATTCCGTCGATGAAGCCGCAAATGCTGTTCAGCGCGGTCATGTCGATCGTAGGAACGCTGAAGGCGGGAGGCATATCCACCCAGTTGACGGGGATGGCAATTACTCCTTCCTATTCAGGGCATTTGATTATTAATCATATTGACGATTACGCTTTTATCCGTTTCGAGCTCGGTTATGCATCTTCTGTCTCAGTCATGCTGCTGATCATCAGTTATTTTGCAATGAGATTTGCTTATCGGCTGTTCGGATCAAAGGAGGAGCTGTAAAACCATGATTCGAAAACTTCGCAGAGTGACGCCGTTTCAGATCATCCTTGTTACTGTTTTTACCGCACTGGCCGCATTCATGTCGCTGCCGATCGTGTTTATTTTGAACCATGCCTTCAAGCCGCAAAATGAGCTCTTTCTTTTTCCGCCGCGATTTTTGGTGCAAAACCCAACGCTGCGCAATTTTGAATCGCTTATATTGCATGCATCAAACGCGACGGTTCCGTTTACCCGTTATTTGTTCAACAGTTTAATTGTAGCGGGACTTACGTTGTTTACGGTCATCATCGTCAGCACTATGGCAGGGTATGTGCTTGCGAAATACCAGTTTCATTTCAAGCAGCTGATTTTGTCTCTTATTACTTTATCGTTGATGTTTGCACCCGAGACCGTTGGGATTCCGAGGTACTTGATTATCAGCGGAATCGGCATCAACAATACGTATTTCGGACATATTCTTCCTGCATTAGCTTCTCCGATCGCCGTATTCATGCTGGTGGGCTTTATTTCGCAAATTCCGGGAGAACTGCTGGAAGCAGCCAAGATCGACGGGGCCAGCCACTTCGGTATTTTTACCAAAATGGTGCTTCCGCTCTCCGTTCCCGCCATTGCGACCATATCCATCTTCACATTCCAAGGCGTGTGGGGCGATGTGGAGACGTCAACATTATTTATGCAAGAGGAAACGATGAGAACGTTAGCCTTCTATGTCAATAGTCTGCTTAGCGGATTGCAAAACAGCGTATCGGGACAAAACATGGCCGCCGCTGCCGGCTTGCTCATGTTCGTACCGAACCTAATTATCTTCTTGCTCTTCCAGCGAAGAGTGCTTGAGACGATGGTCCATTCCGGAATTAAGTAATTCAAACCAGCAAAGGAAGTCGTGACGATGAAGAGATTTCTAATATTCCTGCTTCTTGCGGCGACCTCCATGCTTGTCGCACCAGAAGCGATACACGCGGAGCTTCCCTATCGAACGGCCTACTATGACAGCAATCAATCGACTTGGCTGCGTATACAGCCGGTTTATTCACCAGCTGAAACGAAGGGAGTTCGCTTTGTAGAGCCGATCGATCTGCAGGTGGGCGCAGACGATAAGGTTTATGTGGCTGACAAAGGAGCAAACCGAGTTATTGTGCTTGATAATGACGGAGCGCTGCTGCAGACGATTGGCGAAGAAGAGGGAGCCGGCATGCTCAGTGCGCCGGAAGGCTTATTCGTTACGCCGGAAGGGGTCGTTTATGTAGCCGATTCGGGCAATCAGCGCATTGCTGTCTTTCGTGCCGACGGTACGTTCGACCGAGAGTACAAGAAGCCCGCATCCACTTTTCTGGAGCAGGAGCATTTTGTTCCCGTAAAGCTTGTCGTTGATCGGCGTGGCGTCATGTATGTCAGCTTGAACTCCTCTTATCAGGGCTTGCTGCGCATGAATGATAAAGGGGAATTCATGGGTTTCTTTGGTGCCAATAAAGCGCAGCAAACGGTACTCAACTGGCTGAAGAAGCTCGTTCTCAACAAGGAGCAGTTGGATAAAGAGACGGCAAGCCTCCCCCGGCCAATCTCCAATGTTGCCATTGATAAAGATGGATTTATCTTTACAGCAACGGCAGCGGGATTCGGGCAGGGCGCTATTCGCAAGCTAAATGCGGGCGGTGTCGATGCTTTTAAGAATAAAACGCTTGTTAATGGCCATGGAATCGTTGATGTTGCAAGCGATTCAAAAGGCTTCTTATACAACATTGATATGGAATCGGCCAACATTAATATTTATGACCAAAATGGCGAAGCATTGTTTGCTTTCGGGTTCATTGATAACGCAACACAGCAATATGGTGTTCTTGGATTTCCGACGAGCATTGGCGTAGATTCCAAATTCGGTGTCTGGATTTCTGACAGCCGAACAGGTACAATTCACAAATTTGTTCGCACGGAATTCGGAAGCGACGTTATGAATGCGTTGGGGCTCTATTTGGAAGGCAAATATGAAGAGAGCAAGCCTTATTGGGATCGCGTTTATGCCCGCAATGATATGTACAACGGTACTTTTCAAGGACTCGGCAAGGTGTATCTGCATGAGAATAACAATGAGGATGCGTTGACCTTCTTGAAAACAGCCTTTGATACAAAGGGCTACTCTAAAGCGTTCTGGCAAATCCGACTAGAGTTTTTGCAGCAGCATTTCATATGGATCGTTTTAGGCTTGGCAGCTCTACTTCTCTTGCTTAGGTATAGCCGAATGCTGCTTAAAAAGCAGCTACAGCGCCGCCCTTTGCCTGAATCATGGCAGCGCCCGCTTGGCGATTTGCGCAACCTTTGGTACGTCATGCTTCATCCTTATCATGGCTTTTACAAGCTGAAGGAAGCTAGAGTTGCGCCTTGGATTATTATTTTTATTTTAGTTTCGGTTGTAGCGGTGAAGATCTTAACGATTTATTACACCGGGTTTTTGTTCCATCCCGTGGAGCTCTCGCAGGTCAATCTATTTGGAAGTCTGGGATTATTCGTAGTTCCTTGGGTAACGTGGATCATCGCGAACTATCTCGTATGCAGCGTGAAGGACGGGGAAGGGAAATTCAGAGAGGTCATTCAAGGCAGCACCTATGCGCTTGCTCCGTATCTGTTCTTTTCCATTCCAACATTACTGCTGTCCAATATCGTGACGCTTGATGAGCGAGTGATCGTGGACTCATTAAACACGGTTATGTTCCTATGGATGGGTGTCATGCTGATCGTTATGACGCAGGTCATTCACAATTTCGATTTTGTGGAGACGCTCAAAAATATCGCCATCACGATCTTTACCATTGGCACGATTTGGCTGTTTGCTTTTCTCGTCTTCGGATTGTCCTACAATTTATACGATTTCTTCTATCAGCTTTACAAGGAGGTGACCTTCTATGGTTGAGTTCATCAAGCGTACTTCCCTTCGAGTAAAGCTTGCAGCAATCGCAGTTTGCGCATTACTTATTATCATTTTGGTTGTTATCCTGCAAGGAGATGAGCTCTCGCCGGCACAGGCGCTTGCCTACACTGGGATTAAGGAGAGAGTAGTGAGCAAGGCTCCTCTCTATGAAGGCGAGGCTTGGAAACCGCAAGCGGGAGCTGATGGTTTCGCAGAAGCACTAGCAAGCGAGAACTTCGCGCTTTATATTCAGCCCGCAAGCACACAGATTGCTTTGGTTGATAAACGAACTGGCTACAGGTGGAGCAGCAATCCTTCAGAAGCTCAGCTAAGCAGCGAAACGGTTAAAGGTGTGCTGCTCGCCAACTTGAAATCGCCTTTTGTTCTCACTTATGTCAGGACACAAGGGAAGGATCAGACGATCAGGGAAGTGCTGAATGCGAATGATCCGAAAGTGCAAACAACGCTGATCAAAACGGCAGAGGGACTTCAGGTTTCCTATGTTTTCCCGGAAAAACAGCTGGGCTTTACGATCCAATACGAGCTTACTGCAAAGGGGCTTAAGGTACGGATTCCAACGGAGGGAATTAAGGAGGACGGAGAATATGCCGTCTTTACGGTAGACTTGCTTCCCTACTTTGGCGCGGCTTCCTCAGAGGAGGATGGATATATTTTTGTTCCAGATGGACCAGGCGGCTTGATCCGATTTGACAGCGAGCGGGCTGGCGTGTCTAGAGGTTATATCCATCAGGTATACGGCCTTGAACTAACCAATACCGGAAATTGGACGCGTTCAGGTGAGAGACGTGAGAATATTGCTTACCCGGTGTTCGGCATGAAACGAGGCAGCAATGCCTTTATGGCGGTGCTTACGGAGGGCGGTGATTCGGCGAATATTGCTGCGATGCCGCCAGGTCTTAAATCCAATATGTATAACGTATTTTCCAATCAGATTTACCGCGAGGAATATTTGTACAGAATGAGCCGGCTTGCCGCACCGCTTAAAGCGGTACAGAAACAGCGATTGGATACGGATAGAGAGGTTGAATATCGCTTTCTTAATGGAGATGACGCTGGTTATGTCGGAATGGCGAAGGCTTATCGAGATTATATGACGGAAACCGGTAAGCTGAACGAGCCGTTAAAGCCTGTTGAACACACCCCTCTGTATTTGAAAATTATGGGGGGCAACTATACGGAAGCCTTCAGCAAAATCAAATATATTACGGCAACGACCTTTCCGCAGGCAACGAATATCGTAAATGGGCTGCTGGAGAAGGGTGTCGCTAATCTGAAGGTCATTTATTACGGCTGGCAAAATCAAGGCGATTATGACCTTTATGACCGGTTTCCAATTGAGGAGTCGCTAGGCGGCGAGACGGCTGCCAAGGCTTTTGTCTCCAATATGACAAAGCATGGCATTGACGTCATGTTCGAGGATGATTTTGTCTGGATCGATTCGGACAATTCCGATTTATCTGGCAAAACGAACGGTATTCGCGGCATTGATGAAACGGTATTTGTTGATGAGGGATGGTTTATCAGCAAGCCGTCACGCACCGTTGCCATGGCCTATCAAACGATTGAGAAGCTGAAAGAGATTGGCATATCCGGCATTTTGTACAACTGGATGGGTGAAATGGTGTTCCATGACTATGATCCGTCAGGCATAGAAACTCGTTCGGACACGATTGCTGTATACGATGGCTTACTCGAATACACGCAGAAGACGCTTGGCACGGCTGGCGTATATCGCGGGAATGACTACGCAGTTGGTCAAAGCGATTTTATTGCTAATTTGCCGCATGAATCCAGCTATGATTTCATGGTCGACGAGACGGTTCCTTTTTATCCCATCGTGCTTCATGGTTATGTATCGTATTCGTTGGGAGATGGCAATCTTCGTAATGATGTAGAAACTGAGTTTTTAAAAGCCATTGAATACGGAGCTGTTCCTTCTTTCTTCCTCACACATGAGGATTCACGGAAGCTCAAGTACACGGCTGCGAGTTTCTTATTCAGCAGTCAATATGAGAAGTGGACAGACCGCATTTTAAAGGAATACGAGGCTTTCGATTCCCTAGCAGGTTTGTATTCCCAAACGATTAAAAATCACGAAAAGCTGTCTGAAAATCGGTTTGCTACCGTTTATGAGGACGGCACACGGGTAATCGTCGATTATAACAGCAAGACGTTCGTCGTAGAGAAGGGAGTGGGCGCCTAATGCAAGCAAAAGCTAGAGTCCGTGCAGCGCGCCTTCATCTCTGGAAGCGCTACGGAATGGGACTGCTGTTCATGCTGCCATGGATTATTGGGTTTGCGATGTTCGTCATTATCCCGATTAGCTGGTCGTTATTTATGTCCTTTAACAAGGTGCAAGTAGCGGTCGGAGGATTTAAATATGAATGGGTCGGATTGCGCAATTTTCGGGATGCTTTTTTGAAGGATAACATTTTCCCAATTGAACTTATCACTTATTTCCAAGAAATGCTGCTGATGGTTCCGATCATCGTTATTTTTGCCCTGCTGATCTCATTAATGCTGAATCAGAAATTTCCTGGACGATTTATTTTCCGTGCGCTGTTTTTTCTTCCAGTTATTTTTGCAACAGGGCAAGTGCTCTCAGAGCTGTTCTTGCAAGGAGCTGGAGATATTCCATTCCTGGAGCAATACAATTTGCTTCCGATAGTTGAGGAATATGTTGGCAAGCAATTTGCAGAGACAGTAATGGCTGTTTTGGGCAAAGCGATTCTAATTTTATGGTATTCCGGTGTACAGATACTTATCTTTATTGCGGGTTTCCAGACGATTTCACCAACGATTTATGAGGCTGTGCGGATCGATGGCGCCTCCCCTTGGGACAGCTTCTGGAAAATAACGCTGCCAGCCTGTGTGCCATTCATCAGCTTGAATGTGCTCTACACGATTATCGACCTGTTCACATTCCCGCTTAATCCTGTGCTGAAGCATATCAAAGACAACATGTTTAAGGTCGATACCGGTTACGGCTACGCCAGTGCGCTCGCTTGGATTTATTTTGGACTCATCTTCGCGCTGATCGCCCTCGTATTATGGCTGTTTAACCGGAGCCTCAAGACAAGGAGGGTACATTCATGATTACTGCGATGAAGTCTGAGTTCGAGAAGGTTAGCCGCAGCGTAAGGGGAGTTCTTTGGGGCCGCAAAGCCCAGAAAACGAAAATGCTGGTGCTCGGACGAAGCTTGTCTGACGGATTGCTGGCGAAGCTCATCATTTATTTGCTGCTCTCGATTGTCGCTTATCTTTATTTACAGCCGATTCTTTATATGGTCAGCACGATGTTTAAGAACATGAGTGATCTCCTTGATCCGACGGTAAAGTGGATTCCGCGTGAGATTACCTGGGAAAATGTGACGAAAGCGCTGAAAGGTCTGCAATACCCAGAAGCGCTCAGAAACACTGCCCTTATATCGGTGACATGCTCGCTCGTACAGGTCATTATTTGTGCGATGACCGGCTACGCGCTTGCTAGGCTAGAGCTGCCATTCAAGGGACTTTTTACGGCGCTAATCATATTGACCTTCTTGATTCCGCCGCAGGTTATCATCATTCCGCTTTACGTTATATTCAGCAAGCTCGGCTTGTTGAATTCGATTTTTGTGTTTCTCATACCGGCTATATTCGGGCAAGGCCTTAAGGGAGCATTATTTATTCTCATTTTCCGGCAGTTTTTCAAAGCGCAGCCGCCAAGCTTGGAGGAGGCAGCGAAGCTGGACGGAGCTTCTACAGCGAGGCTGTTTTTCGGAATTATGCTGCCTCTTGCAAGGTCAGCGTGCTTAGTCGTGTTTCTCTTCTCATTTATTTGGTACTGGAACATGTATTATGAGCCATCGATGTTTCTTACCAAAGGTTTCACGCCGCTGTCGATTCGCCTAGATATGCTGGAGGATGTGCTGAATCCGTCCTTACTCGGTAATACGCGAACCATCGTTAATCCGATTACGGAGAGCACCAAAATGGCCGCAGCCTTCCTTATTATTTTACCGCCGATCATCGTGTTTATGTTCCTTCAGCGCTGGTTCGTTAGCGGTATTGAAAGAACGGGAATTGTTGAATAGTCCGCTGTCTACGCTAAGGTGCAGCAGCTCTTTAGGGGGGTGATGTTTCGGCAAACAGCTGCTGGAACGGTTTCAACGTTATAAAGAATGCTAAACCGCAAAAAACGAGGGGAAGGCTTACGAAACTAAGCTTATGCTTACGAAGCCAGTTTTGCTTCACAAAACTTAAAGCTTATGCTTACGAAGCTAGTTTTGCTTCACAAAACTTAAAGCTTATGCTTACGAAGCCAGTTTTGCTCTACAAAACTTAAAGCTTATGCTTACGAAGCCAGTTTTGCTTCACAAAACTTAAAGCTTATGCTTACGAAGCCAGTTTTGCTTCACAAAACTTAAAGCTTATGCTTACGAAGCTAGTTTTGCTTCACAAAACTTAAAGCTTATGCTTACGAAGCTAGTTTTGCTTCACAAAACTTAAAGCTTATGCTTACGAAGCTAGTTTTGCTTCACAAAACTAAGCTTATGCTTACGAAGCTAGTTTTGCTTCACAAAACTTTAGGAGGTCAAAAAATGAAAAACAAAAGCGCTTTGACATGGATGTTGTGTATGGTCTTGTTATTTTCAGTCGTTCTCTCGGCTTGCTCCGGCAATGGTGAAAAGAATAAAACGACTAACACTCCTTCTAATAATACAGCGACAGATGCACCTACCGATGATGCAGCCAAACCGGCTACAGAAGAGAAGCATGAACCTGTTACGATTAAACTCATTTCATGGTCCGATTCTTACACGGAATTATACAAAATGTTTAACGAAAAATATCCATGGATTACAATTGAACAGGTTCCTGTAAACGGCAAACCAATTATGGAGATCATCGCTACTTTGGAAGCGGCAGGAACACCAGCCGATTTAACTTGGATCGACAGTGATTTGATCTCGTTTGACCAAGCTGGCTTGGTTGAGGATTTGACTCCTTATATCGAGAAGGATATGACATTCCAAGATGTTCAGCTGCCTCAAGGATTTTTTGATACGATGACGTATAAAGACAAAAAATTGGCTGTGCCATTCGTTGACGTACCGATGTGGATACTCGTCAATAAAGATTTGCTTGCTAAGCATGGTGTTGAAATGCCAGCAAATGATTGGACTTACGATGATTTCCGCGATGTAGCCAAAAAAATTACCGATCCAGAAGCAGGGGAATATGGCTTAACGACACAGCCAGAATTTCAAATGCGTGTTCTTAGCACAAAAGCAATTGCTGACGGACATGCTGCAAACATTCATTACTTAAATGAAGATTTGACACAAAGCTTGCTCAATACGCCAGATGTAATGAACGATGTTAGATGGCTTTCAGATTTTGTGTGGAAAGACGGCTCCATGCAGAGCAATGCAAAGGCAAAGGAACAAGGCGATGTATCGAGAGAATTTATTAACGGTAAAACGGGCTTTGCGATCGGCGGAGACTGGGTACTTCCAGGCCTCAAAAAAGATGCAAAATTTGAATGGGATGTTTTGCCTTTCCCAAGAGGAAAAGTAAGCCAACCAGGTTATAGTATTTATGGTCCGCTTTCACTGCTCAGCGGTTCCAAGCATAAAGAAGAAGCTTTCCTATGGATTAGCTTCCAATTCTCCAAAGTAGCGCAAAAATGGAAGATTGACCAAGGTGCAAATGCTTCGGTTATCGATCCTGAATTGACCGCTTATTATGATGAAACGCCAATGTGGGAAGGCAAAAACAAGGAAGCTGTAAAAATTGCAAAAGAAAATGCAAAAATTCAGCCAGGTGTAACCGTTCCTGCTTGGTCTGAATACAACTGGAACAATATTTTGAATGAAATTATTTTTGATGGAGCAGATATTAATAAACTGATTCCAGAAACGGAAAAATGGAATAAACGGACACTAGAGGTTCGTGAATCGTTGAAATAATCGGAGTCTACCTTTAGTAGGCTAATCTCGAAATCACCCTATGTCGCATGGTTTGCGGCAATAGGGTGATTTTTTTGTATTAATAAGGTATGTAGATAGCCTAAGCTTAGTAATTCATATACTTAGTCATATAAAATAATTAATAATTTCAATATAAATATGTATTATTTAAGAAGTTTCAATCTAATTGGTTTAATTTACATAACATTTTAGTTAAACTGGTTTAATATAGATAAATTAACAGTGGGGGTTATCAAAAATGAAGATGGGATTACGCTCGTTGACGAATAAATTTATGCTAGTCATGGCCGTCGCATTAGTCATAATCGTAAGTGTGATTCTCATTTATGAATGGAAATCTACTCGTATAGCTGTTGAGCAGCAGCTTCTGGACAAGGGTCGCACGATGGTTTTATCGCTAGCTCGCACACTTGAGAATGTTACGGAGCAGGATTTTAAAACAGGTGTTGTGCTGGAGGATGGAACGAAATGGGATGGAAACAAGCTTAAAGAGGATTTTTTCAACGATACATTGACTGTAAATCCTGAAAGTGAGAAAGTGGCAGAAAAAAGACTAAAGGACTCATCCTATGCGGGGAAAGAATCGATTTTGTACAATGGAGAGTCCATTCCGCTATCTCAATATGAACTGAAATATGATAGTGCCTATGACCGTTATACGGATTACCGCTGGCAAGGCATTATGGATAGTTTTCTGACGGAGGAAAATGTTATTTTTGCTATTGCAGGCGCTTATTCAGAAAATCCGAATTTTGCGGGCTATATCCCAACACATAATAGCATTTACAGCCCCATGGGAGAAGAATCAAAAGATGCTTGGGGCGACGAGGGACTTCTTAGTCAAAACTACCGGGCTAATCGGATTTTTAACGATAAAACAGGCTACAATGCCGCTACGAATACGAAGACGGATGATGTCCTTCTGCAAAAATATAATAGACTCATAGACGGGAAAACGGTAGAAACGTGGGATATTTCCTATCCTTTAATTATCGATGGCAAACATTGGGGCGGGGTACGTGTTGCATTGTCAAAAGAAAAGGCCGATGCGCTCATCGCTTCAGAAAGAACGATGGTTGTCATGCAATTTGGCGGCCTGATGGTTGTTGTATTGGTCGTTTTGTTTCTGCTATCACAATTTATGGTAGGACGTAAGCTTCGTAATATTGTTCATGCAGCAATTAATCTTAATTCTAGCGAAGCGGATCTTACCTATCGTATAGAAAATAAAGGAAATGATGAAATTGCTCGCCTAGGCGAAGAAATCAATCATTTCATTGCCCATATGCAAGGCTTAATGCGGACGATTCGGAACAATGCCGCATCCGTATCGGATTTTGCAGGCCGATTAGGTGTAGGCTCGCAGCAAAGCCGAGAGCTCTCCTCGCAGCTTGCTTCCTCTGTGAATGAGATG from Paenibacillus sp. FSL K6-3182 carries:
- a CDS encoding HAMP domain-containing methyl-accepting chemotaxis protein — its product is MKMGLRSLTNKFMLVMAVALVIIVSVILIYEWKSTRIAVEQQLLDKGRTMVLSLARTLENVTEQDFKTGVVLEDGTKWDGNKLKEDFFNDTLTVNPESEKVAEKRLKDSSYAGKESILYNGESIPLSQYELKYDSAYDRYTDYRWQGIMDSFLTEENVIFAIAGAYSENPNFAGYIPTHNSIYSPMGEESKDAWGDEGLLSQNYRANRIFNDKTGYNAATNTKTDDVLLQKYNRLIDGKTVETWDISYPLIIDGKHWGGVRVALSKEKADALIASERTMVVMQFGGLMVVVLVVLFLLSQFMVGRKLRNIVHAAINLNSSEADLTYRIENKGNDEIARLGEEINHFIAHMQGLMRTIRNNAASVSDFAGRLGVGSQQSRELSSQLASSVNEMAIGAENQADGAVEAARSMEEMATSVGRIAHSSSQMSEASNDMLQAAELGHEKSDHAVGQMERLGAATASISRVIGHLNERSSEIQEMAGTIAAIANQTNLLALNAAIEAAHAGEYGRGFAVVSSEVRKLAEQASAHAGHIEETINEVLALTADAVDAVTAGEQEMEQGLLIVQELKVSFDTIWKESRLVASQIEDVSASTEEMAAGSEEVSASVESMAQVAKDTSTHAAQSAADTERQNQLAAETQQLASSVNELSEELQRSIKRFKIE